GGGATGGTCCAGTCCACCATCTTGGTGCCGTACTGGCGTACCACCGGGTCGCCGATAAAACCGGTCCAGGGTGGAACGTGCAGGGGGTTCTCCGGTGTATGCTTTAAGTAACGGATGGCTTCGATGATGTCGGCGGCATACCAGGTGGCTTCCCCGGCTAGGCGGGCGTTGGTGAAGTCCCGGAAGTTTTCTTTAAACTGTGCCCGCACCCGGTTCAACACTGGCACGCAGTCGCCCAGGGTCTTGATTTCTTCACCGCTCAAGCAGCGGATCACTGGCAGGTAATATGCCGTATCGGGATAACCCACCGGGTGGTCCGCCCCGTAGGTACGAATGGCCTGATTGAGCAATATTTCGGCATAGCTTACCGCCGTGATGGCCCCTTCATAAGTTTCTTTGAAGAGCCGCTTGGGTTCTTTGCCCGGCTCGATCGCGCTTTCGAAGATCTGGTCAAAGTTGATTTGCTCGGACATGCTGGTTTCCTCCTTTCGTCCTGGCTAATTAATAGTTCTGGCACAGGGCGGATTCAAAGTCCTCGGCCACTTTGCGGTGCACGCCCAGTTTCCAGGTACGATATTCTAAAGCGCTGAGCATCTTTTGAGCGGCCACGTTGGGATCCATTTCAAAAATGAAGTACCCACCGTAGACGTCGCTGGCTACCTGGGTAAGGATGCTGTAAATGAGATCGCTGCCTTCTACGGGCGGCATGGAGCCCACGTGTACCGGTGTGCCCATGGCTACAAACCAGGAACCGATGGCTACTGCCTTGCCGCTCATAGCCTCGGGGGCGGATGCAACGAAAGGCACCTTGGGTGTATCTACGCCCAGCGTGTTGGCCATATCCATTAGCAGGTCGGAGGCCCGGGTATTATCCACGCAGGAACCCATGTGGAAAATGGGCGGCAGCGGAGTGCTCAAATTGGCCTTTTCACTGATCCGGGCCAGGAATTTCTTCAGCCCTTCGCCGGCAAGTTCCATGGCTTCGGGAGCCAGCAGTCCCAGCTTGGCACAGCCCTGGGCGGCACAACCGGTGGCTACGGTAAAGACATCGTTTTTAATCATTTCCTTGGCAATGGTGATATGGGTGTCGTCCTGGAAGCGTTTCAGGTTGTTGCAGCCCGCCAGCAGGGCCACCCCTTTCAGTTCGCCATTTAAAATTGCATCGGTAAGGGCCTTCACAGGATTGTCTGGTTCCACGGTGCGGAAGAGTTCATAAAGGGCTTCCAAACTCCAGCCGGCCACCACCTTATTCTTGATATTGGGGATGTGTACTTTGTTGGGGTCTCTTTGCTTAAAGGCTTCAATAGCCAGCCGGATTGCCTGTTTGGCATTTTCGATCGCTTTGGTGGTTTGGAAGTCCAGGTAATAAGATCCAGGAATTTTGACAATAGGTGAAGTGGTGATAATCACGGTATGGAAGCACTCAGCAACGGTGCGGATCGACGGCATGATGCACTGCACGTCCACCACCATGGCATCGATGGCTCCGGTAGTAATGGCCAGTTCCTGGGAAGCAAAGGAGGTAACCAGAGGTACACCATGACGCATGAGCACCTCGTTGCCGGTACAGCAGATGCCCATCAGATTGATGCCCGCGGCTCCCGCGGCCCTGGCTTCATCTTCCATTTCCCTGGCGGCCTGGACAATAATGTCGGAGAGGATCGGGTTGTGCCCGTGGAGGACGATGTTTACTTTAGCCGGGTCAATGACTCCCATATTGGCTTCGCTGACCACCGGTTTGGGAGTGCCGAAGAGCACGTCGGAAAGGTCGGTACCCACGTGCATCCCTGTATAGTCGGCCAGCGCTACCCGCAGGGCGCTGAAGATAATATTAACCGGGTCGTTATCCATGCCGATATGTGCCTGGCTGACCAGTTCGGAAATGGTATTATAAACACCGCTTGGCATAATGTTATGGGTGCGGAATTTTTCTAGCCGTCCCGGGGTAATAGTAGTTTTTACCCACGTGGACTCACCAAAGCCCTTTAACCGGCTGTAGTCGGCCAGCGCTGCTTCGGCCACTTCCTTGGCCAGGGTCCTGTCGTCCTTGCCTTCGGTTTCGATACCAATGCGCCTGGCTATCCGGCGCAGCTTGTCTGGATCCTTGATGCTGTAGTCTGGAGCATGTCCCTCGGCGCACTCCAGGAGTGTATGGGCCATATGGCTGGCGTGCTCGCTGTGGGAAGCTGCACCGGTAAGCAGCATCAGGCCGACGCTGCGGGCCACAACGGTCCATACGGAGGCGCCACAAATTCCTTTGCTGGCGGGACCTTCGTCGGCTTTAATCCGGCAGGGACCCATCATACAAAACCGGCAGCAAATTCCTTTGTAGCCAAACTGACATTGGGGTTGCTGTGCCACCACCCGGTCAAAGGTGGTAATTACTCCCCTTTCCTTGGCTACATCGATCATTTCTAGCAC
The sequence above is a segment of the Desulfofundulus luciae genome. Coding sequences within it:
- the cooS gene encoding anaerobic carbon-monoxide dehydrogenase catalytic subunit translates to MPRFRDHSHTCRPSDAPRVVDPKVVKRSIDPAVLEMIDVAKERGVITTFDRVVAQQPQCQFGYKGICCRFCMMGPCRIKADEGPASKGICGASVWTVVARSVGLMLLTGAASHSEHASHMAHTLLECAEGHAPDYSIKDPDKLRRIARRIGIETEGKDDRTLAKEVAEAALADYSRLKGFGESTWVKTTITPGRLEKFRTHNIMPSGVYNTISELVSQAHIGMDNDPVNIIFSALRVALADYTGMHVGTDLSDVLFGTPKPVVSEANMGVIDPAKVNIVLHGHNPILSDIIVQAAREMEDEARAAGAAGINLMGICCTGNEVLMRHGVPLVTSFASQELAITTGAIDAMVVDVQCIMPSIRTVAECFHTVIITTSPIVKIPGSYYLDFQTTKAIENAKQAIRLAIEAFKQRDPNKVHIPNIKNKVVAGWSLEALYELFRTVEPDNPVKALTDAILNGELKGVALLAGCNNLKRFQDDTHITIAKEMIKNDVFTVATGCAAQGCAKLGLLAPEAMELAGEGLKKFLARISEKANLSTPLPPIFHMGSCVDNTRASDLLMDMANTLGVDTPKVPFVASAPEAMSGKAVAIGSWFVAMGTPVHVGSMPPVEGSDLIYSILTQVASDVYGGYFIFEMDPNVAAQKMLSALEYRTWKLGVHRKVAEDFESALCQNY